A part of Aquibium oceanicum genomic DNA contains:
- a CDS encoding bifunctional [glutamine synthetase] adenylyltransferase/[glutamine synthetase]-adenylyl-L-tyrosine phosphorylase encodes MPNLSTLDPGQAREELDEIAEAAGECDATRLADLARGEGKLAGFLGAAATLSTYLRDAMRRDPMMLERLFDEPWDARVEAIISDIGALGRGDEMTEKSLMADLRRRKTEAHALIALADLAGASDTGRTIGLLSRLADACVRAAIRYLLREAHERGKIVLPDPDDPEHGSGWIVLGMGKLGAGELNFSSDIDLILFVDPEAPAIKDPLDASDLYSRLARRVVRILSDRTENGYVFRTDLRLRPDPGSTPLVIPVEGALTYYEGRGQNWERAAMIKARPIAGDLEAAEAFLKEMQPFVWRKYMDYAAIADVHSIKRQIHAHKGHGEIAVRGHNVKLGRGGIREIEFFVQTQQLIAGGRFPELRGRETIAMLGKLTELGWIGADARDTLVRQYCFLRDVEHAIQMVADEQTHELPEDDEGLERIARMRGFTSADAFADAFRASLREVESHYAALFETAPQLSGDIGNLVFTGDVDDPDTLQTLSNLGFERPSDISRVIRTWHFGRYRATRSAEARERLTELTPALLQAFGGTHRADEAIIRFDEFLKGLPAGIQLFSLLQSNPDLLRLLATIMGAAPRLAAIITRRPHVFDGLLDPSLMTELPNKAYLAERLETFLGAAGVYEERLDRLRIFALEQKFLIGIRLLTGAIDATRAGKAFSDLADLSIGAAFDAVRQEFARRHGEVAGGRAVILGMGKLGSRELTAGSDVDMILLYDHAADADESDGAKPLAPSQYYARLTQRLISAVSAPTAEGVLYEIDLRLRPSGNKGPVATHLEAFRKYQQTEAWTWEHMALTRARVVAGDAGLGDEVGGEIATIIAAPHDATKVRQDACEMRALIETDKPPRDIWDLKLIPGGLIDLEFIAQAAGLLGQVEAENRTTSTAEALSHLSERFCDGQAREELTSAYRLFTGLAQVSRLCLTGDIDRDDMPPGLADLLLRNTDLPDLKVLEAHIEETAGRVRAHFDRLVCGR; translated from the coding sequence ATGCCGAACCTGTCCACGCTCGATCCCGGGCAGGCCAGGGAGGAGCTGGACGAGATCGCCGAAGCGGCGGGCGAATGCGACGCAACCCGGCTTGCCGATCTTGCGCGCGGCGAGGGCAAGCTCGCCGGCTTCCTCGGCGCTGCCGCGACGCTGTCGACCTATCTTCGCGATGCCATGCGGCGCGATCCCATGATGCTCGAACGCCTGTTCGACGAACCCTGGGACGCACGTGTGGAGGCGATCATCTCCGACATCGGTGCGCTCGGGCGCGGCGACGAGATGACCGAAAAGAGCCTGATGGCCGACCTACGCAGGCGCAAGACCGAGGCACACGCGCTGATCGCGCTCGCCGATCTGGCCGGAGCCTCCGACACGGGTCGGACGATCGGCCTGCTCAGCCGGCTCGCCGACGCCTGCGTGCGCGCCGCGATCCGCTACCTGCTGCGCGAAGCGCACGAGCGGGGAAAGATAGTCCTGCCGGACCCCGACGATCCGGAGCACGGCTCGGGCTGGATCGTGCTCGGCATGGGCAAGCTCGGCGCCGGCGAGCTCAACTTCTCCTCCGACATCGACCTGATCCTCTTCGTCGATCCCGAGGCTCCGGCGATCAAGGACCCGCTGGATGCGAGCGATCTCTATTCGCGGCTGGCGCGGCGAGTGGTGCGCATCCTCTCCGACCGCACCGAGAACGGCTACGTGTTTCGCACCGACCTGCGCCTGCGGCCCGACCCCGGCTCCACCCCTCTCGTCATCCCCGTGGAAGGCGCGCTGACCTACTACGAGGGCAGGGGACAGAACTGGGAGCGCGCGGCCATGATCAAGGCGCGCCCGATCGCCGGCGACCTAGAGGCGGCCGAGGCCTTCCTGAAGGAGATGCAGCCCTTCGTCTGGCGCAAGTACATGGACTATGCAGCGATCGCCGACGTGCACTCGATCAAGCGCCAGATCCACGCCCACAAGGGCCACGGCGAGATCGCGGTGCGCGGCCACAACGTAAAGCTCGGCCGCGGCGGCATCCGCGAGATCGAGTTCTTCGTACAGACCCAGCAACTTATCGCCGGCGGCCGCTTTCCCGAACTGCGCGGTCGCGAGACGATCGCCATGCTCGGCAAGCTCACGGAGCTCGGGTGGATCGGCGCCGACGCGCGCGACACGCTTGTGCGGCAGTACTGCTTCCTGCGCGACGTCGAACATGCCATCCAGATGGTCGCCGACGAACAGACGCACGAACTGCCGGAGGACGACGAGGGGCTCGAGCGGATCGCTCGCATGCGCGGCTTTACCTCCGCCGACGCCTTCGCGGATGCATTCCGCGCCTCGCTGAGGGAGGTGGAGAGCCACTACGCCGCCCTGTTCGAGACCGCGCCGCAGCTCTCGGGGGACATCGGCAACCTCGTGTTCACCGGCGACGTTGACGATCCCGACACTCTCCAGACCCTTTCCAATCTCGGCTTCGAGCGCCCGAGCGACATCTCCCGCGTCATCCGCACCTGGCACTTCGGCCGCTACCGCGCCACGCGCTCGGCGGAGGCGCGCGAGCGGCTGACGGAACTGACGCCGGCGCTGCTGCAGGCCTTCGGGGGCACGCACCGCGCCGACGAGGCGATCATCCGCTTCGACGAATTCCTGAAGGGACTACCGGCCGGCATCCAGCTCTTCTCGCTGCTCCAGTCCAATCCAGACCTGCTGCGGCTGCTGGCGACCATCATGGGTGCTGCGCCCCGTCTCGCCGCGATCATCACGCGCCGGCCGCACGTGTTCGACGGGCTTCTTGATCCCTCGCTGATGACGGAGCTTCCCAACAAGGCCTATCTGGCGGAGCGGCTGGAAACATTCCTCGGCGCCGCCGGGGTTTACGAGGAACGGCTCGACCGGCTGCGCATCTTCGCGCTCGAGCAGAAGTTCCTCATCGGCATCCGGCTGCTGACCGGCGCGATCGACGCGACGCGAGCCGGCAAGGCATTCTCCGATCTAGCCGACCTGTCGATCGGTGCCGCCTTCGACGCGGTGCGGCAGGAGTTCGCGCGCCGCCACGGCGAGGTCGCGGGCGGCCGGGCGGTAATCCTCGGCATGGGGAAGCTCGGCAGCCGCGAACTGACCGCGGGTTCCGACGTCGACATGATCCTGCTCTACGATCATGCCGCCGACGCCGACGAGTCGGACGGCGCTAAGCCGCTCGCGCCCTCGCAATACTACGCCCGCCTGACGCAGCGCCTGATCTCGGCGGTGTCGGCGCCGACGGCGGAGGGCGTGCTCTACGAGATCGACCTGCGGCTGCGGCCTTCCGGCAACAAGGGACCGGTCGCGACCCATCTGGAAGCGTTCCGCAAGTACCAGCAGACGGAAGCCTGGACCTGGGAGCACATGGCGCTGACGCGGGCGCGCGTGGTGGCGGGCGACGCAGGTCTTGGCGACGAGGTGGGCGGCGAGATCGCGACAATCATCGCCGCGCCGCACGATGCTACCAAGGTTCGGCAAGATGCCTGCGAGATGCGCGCCCTGATCGAGACCGACAAGCCGCCGCGCGACATCTGGGACCTGAAGCTCATCCCCGGCGGGCTGATCGACCTGGAATTCATCGCACAGGCGGCGGGGCTGCTCGGGCAGGTCGAGGCGGAAAACCGCACCACCTCGACGGCGGAGGCTCTGTCGCACCTGTCCGAGCGCTTCTGCGACGGGCAGGCGCGGGAGGAGCTGACGTCGGCCTACCGCCTCTTCACCGGCCTCGCGCAGGTCTCGCGCCTCTGCCTCACCGGCGACATCGACCGGGACGACATGCCGCCGGGGCTGGCGGACCTGCTCCTGCGCAACACCGACCTGCCCGATCTCAAGGTGCTGGAGGCGCACATCGAGGAAACGGCCGGACGCGTACGGGCGCATTTCGACAGGCTGGTCTGCGGAAGGTAG
- a CDS encoding PAS domain-containing sensor histidine kinase encodes MAEADAQGAPDTQTLARGPARRRPSRRLTGNARVLAAPAYERLIAAEPYLRRSIPTLIVIFLLVVAAARSMSMMAWHDDIERTARTLLGLGAAELASAMRAGEKAPGDDTAASQDYLERSSVLGSLRPRHILVVTDANYRVVASVPRALDWTGKTLDSLVSGGQPLFLFGERADVMTVSVNGHEWFAALSHVGPGKGAAALLIPKETVFAEWRRMVSLNVTLFVITSGVLIIVLYAYFSQASRAQTADRIYEQAHQRIDLALVRGRCGLWDWDMARGKMYWSRSMYDMLGYEVCEDMLSFGVVSAIIHPDDADLFDLANQIVAREIDQIDQVFRMRHAAGHWVWMRAKAQVIDPEASEIHLIGIAVDVTEQHKLARQSEMADMRLRTAIENISESFVLWDSDDRLVMCNTKFQEQMGLADPDVVSGTARADLETRMKGYAFERKLASTNGRDGATFERQLADGRWLQVNQSKTRDGGVVSIGADITLLKQNQEKLVDSERRLMATIHDLSLARRAEEERAVELSELNRKYMRETERAEAASRAKSEFLANMSHELRTPLNAIIGFSELMQSGLFGKLGSDRYEEYARDIHSSGSYLLGVINDILDMSKIEAGQFSLQREEIDLDKLMAEAIRVISVQADAKSISIGTKIAEHATLHADRRAIKQIVINLLSNAVKFTGQNGRILVKAKKVSGAFVLSIEDNGCGIPKEALKKLGRPFEQVQNQFSKNHTGSGLGLAISRSLTEMHGGVLKIKSSEGEGTIVSVRIPVSQMKMAA; translated from the coding sequence ATGGCCGAAGCGGACGCGCAGGGCGCGCCCGATACGCAGACTCTTGCCCGCGGGCCGGCCAGGCGGCGGCCCAGCCGGCGGCTGACCGGCAATGCGCGTGTTCTCGCCGCTCCCGCCTACGAAAGGCTGATCGCGGCGGAACCCTATCTGCGTCGGTCTATCCCCACCCTCATCGTCATCTTCCTGCTCGTGGTCGCGGCCGCGCGAAGCATGTCCATGATGGCATGGCACGACGACATCGAGCGCACCGCAAGGACCCTGCTCGGCCTCGGCGCGGCCGAACTCGCAAGCGCGATGCGAGCAGGCGAAAAGGCGCCGGGAGACGATACCGCCGCCAGCCAGGATTATCTGGAACGCTCCAGCGTGCTCGGTTCGCTGCGCCCGCGCCACATCCTCGTGGTGACGGACGCAAACTACCGGGTCGTCGCGTCCGTGCCCCGTGCACTCGACTGGACCGGCAAGACGCTCGACAGCCTGGTTTCCGGCGGACAACCCCTGTTCCTGTTCGGGGAGCGGGCGGACGTCATGACGGTGAGTGTGAACGGGCACGAATGGTTCGCCGCACTGAGTCATGTCGGTCCCGGCAAGGGCGCTGCCGCTCTGCTCATCCCGAAGGAGACCGTCTTCGCCGAGTGGCGGCGGATGGTGTCGCTCAACGTGACCCTCTTCGTCATCACGTCCGGCGTGCTCATCATCGTGCTCTACGCCTATTTCAGCCAGGCCTCGCGCGCCCAGACCGCGGACCGCATCTACGAGCAGGCGCATCAGCGGATCGACCTCGCGCTGGTGCGCGGCCGTTGCGGGCTGTGGGACTGGGACATGGCACGCGGCAAGATGTACTGGTCGCGGTCGATGTACGACATGCTGGGCTACGAGGTCTGCGAGGACATGCTGTCCTTCGGCGTCGTCTCCGCGATCATCCATCCCGACGATGCCGACCTCTTCGACCTCGCCAACCAGATCGTGGCCCGCGAGATCGACCAGATCGATCAGGTGTTCCGCATGCGGCACGCGGCGGGGCATTGGGTCTGGATGCGCGCCAAGGCGCAGGTCATCGATCCCGAAGCCTCCGAGATCCACCTGATCGGCATCGCCGTCGACGTGACCGAGCAGCACAAGCTCGCCCGCCAGTCCGAGATGGCCGACATGCGGCTCAGGACCGCCATCGAGAACATCTCGGAATCCTTCGTGCTGTGGGATTCCGACGATCGCCTCGTGATGTGCAACACCAAGTTCCAGGAACAGATGGGGCTCGCCGATCCCGACGTCGTCTCAGGCACCGCGCGGGCAGACCTGGAAACCCGGATGAAGGGCTACGCCTTCGAGCGCAAGCTCGCCAGCACCAACGGCCGCGACGGCGCGACGTTCGAGCGGCAGCTGGCCGATGGCCGGTGGCTGCAGGTGAATCAGTCGAAGACGCGCGACGGGGGCGTCGTGTCCATCGGCGCCGACATCACCCTGCTGAAGCAGAACCAGGAAAAGCTGGTCGACAGCGAACGCCGCCTCATGGCGACCATCCATGATCTCAGCCTCGCCCGCCGGGCGGAGGAGGAGCGCGCGGTGGAACTGTCGGAATTGAACCGCAAATACATGCGCGAGACGGAGCGGGCGGAAGCCGCCAGTCGGGCGAAATCCGAATTCCTGGCCAACATGTCCCACGAGCTGCGCACGCCGCTCAACGCCATCATCGGCTTTTCGGAACTCATGCAGTCGGGTCTGTTCGGCAAGCTCGGCTCTGACCGCTACGAAGAATACGCCCGGGACATCCATTCGAGCGGCAGCTACCTGCTTGGGGTCATCAACGACATCCTCGACATGTCGAAAATCGAGGCCGGCCAGTTCTCGCTGCAGCGCGAGGAAATCGACCTCGACAAGCTCATGGCCGAGGCCATCCGGGTGATCTCGGTGCAGGCGGACGCGAAATCGATCTCGATCGGCACGAAAATCGCCGAGCACGCGACGCTCCATGCCGACCGTCGCGCGATCAAGCAGATCGTCATCAACCTCCTGTCGAACGCGGTGAAGTTCACCGGCCAGAACGGCAGGATTCTCGTCAAGGCGAAGAAGGTCTCCGGCGCCTTCGTGCTGTCGATCGAAGACAATGGCTGCGGCATCCCGAAGGAGGCGCTGAAGAAGCTCGGCCGGCCCTTCGAGCAGGTGCAGAACCAGTTCTCCAAGAACCACACCGGCTCGGGCCTCGGCCTCGCGATCTCGCGCTCGCTCACCGAAATGCATGGCGGCGTCCTGAAGATCAAATCCAGCGAAGGCGAAGGCACCATCGTCTCGGTGCGAATTCCGGTCAGCCAGATGAAGATGGCGGCCTAA
- the pepN gene encoding aminopeptidase N, giving the protein MRTDTGQVFKLEDYRPSDFLIPQTKLSFHLGPDRTTVVSELSIERNAETGDGEPLVLDGDALALVDLEIDGETLGPNAYEVTPEKLTIHALPKGKTFRLKITTEISPSTNTALMGLYRSNSVYCTQCEAEGFRRITYFLDRPDILSVYTVRIEADRAEAPLLLSNGNPSEAGELDGGRHYAVWEDPFPKPSYLFALVAGDLGVLKDRFTTMSGREVELGIYVEHGKEQRAAYAMDALKRSMAWDEEVFGREYDLDVFNIVAVSDFNMGAMENKGLNVFNDKYVLADEDTATDADFANIEAIIAHEYFHNWTGNRITCRDWFQLCLKEGLTVYRDHEFSADQRSRAVKRIAEVRTLKAHQFPEDQGPLAHPVRPRRYREINNFYTATVYEKGSEIVRMIRTILGREKFREGMDLYFERHDGDAATIEDFLKVFEDVAEKDLSQFALWYHQAGTPNITVKASHDAQRGELVLDIEQSSPPTPGESRKRLMHIPLAFGLVGPSGEDLVWEAADGAAIENSIVHVRRRKHTIHFTGISERPRLSLNRGFSAPVTLSVEEKPEDRAFLARHDSDLFSRWQALNTLMTEAIIEASKMIRGGKEPSFPDDLLTLCGDIAADGSLEEAYRALALTFPGEADVAREIGSNIDPDAILAARDALVEAVGRANAASFEKLYENLSDGGPFSPDARSAGRRSLRNAMLDYLSESSGDPRRAAAQFERATNMTDRSAALATLAIRHPDTLEATSALARFEERYRSDPLVLDKWFQIQAGAPGRHSLDTVRSLSEHRAFSLANPNRVRSLVGTFSSANQTGFHRPDGEGYRFFTDMVLAVERRNPQVAARLATALRSWRSLEPGRRALAREALLRISSAENLSPDLRDIVERTLA; this is encoded by the coding sequence ATGCGGACGGATACGGGGCAGGTGTTCAAGCTGGAGGACTACCGTCCCTCCGATTTCCTGATCCCGCAAACCAAGCTTTCTTTCCACCTTGGCCCTGACCGCACCACTGTCGTCTCCGAGCTGTCGATCGAGCGCAACGCTGAGACCGGCGACGGGGAGCCGCTCGTGCTCGATGGCGACGCGCTTGCACTGGTCGATCTGGAGATCGACGGCGAGACGCTCGGCCCGAACGCCTACGAGGTGACGCCGGAAAAGCTGACGATCCACGCGCTACCGAAGGGCAAGACTTTCCGCCTCAAGATCACCACGGAAATCTCGCCGTCGACGAACACGGCGCTGATGGGCCTCTACCGCTCGAACAGCGTCTACTGCACGCAGTGCGAGGCGGAAGGCTTCCGGCGCATCACCTACTTCCTCGACCGGCCCGACATCCTGTCCGTCTACACCGTCAGGATCGAGGCCGACCGCGCGGAAGCACCTTTGCTCCTGTCGAACGGAAATCCGTCCGAAGCCGGAGAACTCGACGGCGGCCGGCACTACGCCGTCTGGGAGGACCCCTTCCCCAAGCCGTCCTATCTCTTCGCACTCGTCGCGGGCGATCTAGGTGTGCTCAAGGACCGCTTCACTACGATGTCGGGCCGCGAGGTCGAACTCGGCATCTACGTGGAGCACGGCAAGGAGCAGCGGGCGGCCTATGCGATGGACGCGCTCAAGCGGTCGATGGCCTGGGACGAGGAGGTATTCGGGCGCGAATACGATCTCGACGTTTTCAACATCGTCGCCGTGTCCGACTTCAATATGGGCGCGATGGAGAACAAGGGCCTCAACGTCTTCAACGACAAGTACGTTCTGGCCGACGAGGACACGGCTACCGACGCCGACTTCGCTAACATCGAGGCGATCATCGCGCACGAGTATTTCCACAATTGGACCGGAAACAGAATCACTTGCCGGGACTGGTTCCAGCTCTGCCTGAAGGAAGGGCTGACGGTATATCGCGACCACGAGTTCTCGGCCGACCAGCGCTCGCGCGCGGTCAAGCGGATCGCCGAGGTGCGCACGCTGAAGGCGCACCAGTTCCCCGAGGACCAGGGTCCGCTCGCCCACCCCGTGCGCCCGCGCCGCTACCGCGAGATCAACAACTTCTACACGGCGACCGTCTATGAGAAGGGGTCCGAGATCGTGCGCATGATCCGCACCATCCTCGGCCGGGAGAAGTTCCGGGAAGGCATGGACCTCTACTTCGAACGCCATGACGGCGATGCCGCCACCATCGAGGATTTTCTGAAGGTCTTCGAGGACGTGGCGGAGAAGGACCTGTCGCAGTTCGCGCTCTGGTACCATCAGGCCGGCACGCCCAACATCACGGTCAAGGCCTCCCATGACGCGCAGCGCGGGGAACTCGTCCTCGATATCGAGCAGTCGTCGCCGCCGACGCCCGGCGAAAGCCGCAAGCGCCTGATGCACATTCCACTGGCCTTCGGGCTCGTCGGACCATCCGGAGAGGATCTCGTCTGGGAAGCGGCGGATGGTGCCGCGATCGAGAATTCCATCGTGCATGTCCGCCGCCGCAAGCACACGATCCACTTCACGGGAATCTCGGAGCGCCCGCGCCTGTCGCTCAACCGCGGTTTCTCTGCGCCGGTAACGCTGTCGGTCGAGGAGAAGCCGGAGGACCGCGCCTTCCTCGCCCGCCACGACAGCGACCTGTTCTCGCGCTGGCAGGCGCTGAACACGCTGATGACGGAAGCGATCATCGAGGCCTCGAAGATGATCCGCGGCGGCAAGGAGCCGAGCTTCCCCGACGATCTCCTGACCCTGTGCGGCGACATTGCCGCCGACGGCTCGCTGGAAGAGGCCTACCGGGCGCTGGCGCTGACCTTTCCCGGGGAAGCCGACGTCGCCCGCGAGATCGGCAGCAACATCGATCCGGACGCGATCCTCGCGGCGCGCGACGCGCTCGTGGAAGCGGTGGGACGCGCCAATGCCGCGTCATTCGAAAAACTCTACGAAAACCTATCCGACGGCGGGCCGTTCAGCCCGGACGCACGAAGCGCGGGGCGCCGCTCCCTTCGCAATGCCATGCTGGACTATCTCTCGGAGAGTTCAGGCGATCCACGAAGGGCCGCCGCCCAGTTCGAGCGTGCAACCAACATGACCGACCGGTCGGCTGCGCTTGCGACGCTCGCCATCCGCCATCCGGATACGCTGGAAGCCACCTCCGCCCTGGCGCGGTTCGAGGAGCGCTACCGTTCCGATCCCCTCGTGCTCGACAAGTGGTTCCAGATCCAGGCAGGGGCGCCGGGACGGCATTCTCTCGATACCGTTCGAAGCCTGTCGGAACACCGCGCCTTCTCGCTCGCCAACCCGAACCGGGTGCGATCGCTGGTCGGCACCTTCTCCAGTGCCAACCAGACCGGTTTCCACCGGCCAGACGGCGAGGGCTACCGGTTCTTTACCGACATGGTGCTGGCGGTCGAGCGCCGCAATCCGCAGGTCGCCGCGCGCCTCGCCACCGCGTTGCGGTCCTGGCGTTCACTGGAGCCCGGCCGGCGGGCGCTGGCACGCGAAGCGCTACTCCGAATCTCGTCCGCGGAGAACCTGTCGCCCGACCTGCGCGACATCGTCGAGCGCACGCTGGCCTGA
- a CDS encoding xanthine dehydrogenase family protein molybdopterin-binding subunit, whose amino-acid sequence MTVFTPKFGMGASVLRVEDSAFITGRGRYTDDIAPQAVLHGYVLRSPVANASFRITSVEAAKSAPGVHLVLTGEDTSHLSDLKSGAMQKQPDGSRAPTRDTPILCRDRVRYVGDAVAFVVADSRALAQDAAELIEIDYDDDEPVAGTAEALADGAPLVWPELESNRAFLYQLGEPAKAEAAFGKASKFAKVLFHNNRLVCNYMEPRAAIGEWRADEDRYQLTTGSQGVHSMQRIISGVLGVEPSKLHVITPDVGGGFGPKTFVYREYPLVLEAAKRLGKPVKWTGDRSEHFMTDAQGRDNVVDAEMAMDDNGRFLGLRVKLIANLGAYISQYGPFIPFVGATMSTGVYDIQALDVSITGVYTNTCPVDAYRGAGRPEAALLLEKLVDECARVIGVGPDEIRRRNFIRPEQFPYTTQTGRKYDVGEFAGHLDLALERSGWNDFGARLAQSTANGKLRGIGLASYIEACAFAGSEAANLRLNGDGTVTLFIGTQSNGQGHATAYAQFVSEKLNLPIEKITVRQGDTDELAKGGGTGGSRSIPLGGVSASRAGEDLAEKIRKIAADELEAAAADIELVDGTARIVGTDRSVDFAAIAKAAKNPEDLKGFGEFVQDEATYPNGTHVCEVEVDPETGHVEILNYTIVDDFGATVNPILLAGQVHGGIMQGIGQAMMENTVYSEDGQLVTASFMDYAMPRAEDVPFFDFQTRNVPSTTNAMGIKGAGEAGTIGGTPAALNAITDALYRAHGIRHIEMPASPMRVWQAIQEAAAA is encoded by the coding sequence ATGACGGTTTTTACGCCGAAATTCGGAATGGGAGCTTCTGTTCTGCGGGTGGAGGACAGCGCCTTCATCACGGGCAGGGGCCGCTATACGGACGATATCGCGCCGCAGGCGGTGCTGCACGGCTATGTCCTGCGCTCGCCCGTCGCCAACGCTTCCTTCAGGATCACCTCGGTGGAAGCGGCGAAATCCGCGCCGGGCGTCCATCTCGTCCTGACGGGTGAGGACACCTCCCACCTCTCCGACCTCAAGTCCGGCGCCATGCAGAAGCAGCCGGACGGCTCGCGGGCACCGACCCGCGACACGCCGATCCTGTGCCGCGACCGGGTCCGCTACGTCGGCGACGCCGTCGCATTCGTGGTGGCCGACAGCCGCGCGCTGGCCCAGGACGCAGCCGAACTGATCGAGATCGACTACGACGACGACGAGCCGGTCGCCGGCACCGCCGAGGCTCTGGCGGACGGGGCGCCGCTGGTGTGGCCCGAACTCGAGAGCAACCGCGCCTTCCTTTATCAGCTCGGCGAGCCGGCCAAGGCCGAGGCGGCGTTCGGCAAGGCCTCGAAGTTCGCGAAGGTGCTGTTCCACAACAACCGTCTGGTCTGCAACTACATGGAACCGCGCGCCGCGATCGGCGAATGGCGCGCCGACGAGGATCGTTACCAGCTGACGACCGGCTCGCAGGGCGTCCATTCGATGCAGCGGATCATCTCCGGCGTGCTCGGCGTCGAGCCGTCCAAGCTCCACGTCATCACCCCCGACGTCGGCGGCGGGTTCGGCCCCAAGACCTTCGTCTACCGCGAGTATCCGCTGGTGCTCGAAGCCGCCAAGCGGCTCGGCAAGCCGGTGAAGTGGACCGGCGACCGTTCCGAGCACTTCATGACCGACGCCCAGGGCCGCGACAACGTCGTCGATGCCGAGATGGCGATGGACGATAACGGCCGCTTCCTCGGCCTCCGGGTGAAGCTGATCGCCAATCTGGGCGCCTACATTTCCCAGTACGGCCCCTTCATCCCCTTCGTCGGTGCGACCATGTCGACCGGCGTCTACGACATCCAGGCACTCGACGTCTCCATCACCGGCGTCTACACCAACACCTGTCCGGTTGACGCCTATCGCGGCGCCGGTCGGCCGGAGGCGGCTCTCCTGCTCGAAAAGCTGGTCGACGAATGCGCCCGCGTCATCGGCGTCGGTCCGGACGAAATCCGCCGGCGAAACTTCATCCGGCCCGAGCAGTTCCCCTACACCACCCAGACCGGCCGCAAGTACGACGTCGGCGAATTCGCGGGCCATCTGGACCTTGCACTGGAACGCTCCGGCTGGAACGATTTCGGTGCGCGGCTGGCGCAGTCTACCGCCAACGGCAAGCTGCGCGGCATCGGGCTGGCATCCTATATCGAGGCCTGCGCCTTCGCCGGATCTGAAGCCGCCAACCTGCGCCTTAACGGCGACGGCACGGTGACGCTGTTCATCGGCACCCAGTCGAACGGGCAGGGCCATGCGACGGCCTATGCGCAGTTCGTCTCCGAAAAGCTCAACCTGCCGATCGAGAAGATCACCGTACGGCAGGGCGACACGGACGAACTGGCCAAGGGCGGCGGCACCGGCGGCTCGCGCTCGATCCCGCTCGGCGGCGTCTCGGCCTCGCGTGCCGGCGAAGACCTGGCGGAGAAGATCAGGAAGATCGCCGCCGACGAACTGGAGGCCGCTGCCGCCGACATCGAACTGGTCGACGGAACGGCGCGGATCGTCGGTACCGACCGGTCCGTCGATTTCGCCGCAATCGCCAAGGCGGCCAAAAACCCGGAAGACCTGAAGGGCTTCGGCGAGTTCGTGCAGGACGAGGCGACCTATCCGAACGGCACCCATGTCTGCGAAGTCGAGGTCGATCCCGAAACCGGGCACGTCGAGATCCTGAACTACACGATCGTGGATGATTTCGGCGCGACGGTGAACCCGATCCTGCTCGCCGGCCAGGTCCATGGCGGCATCATGCAGGGCATCGGCCAGGCGATGATGGAAAACACGGTTTACTCAGAGGACGGCCAGCTGGTGACCGCGAGCTTCATGGACTACGCCATGCCGCGCGCCGAAGACGTCCCGTTCTTCGACTTCCAGACGCGCAACGTGCCCTCGACCACGAATGCCATGGGCATAAAGGGCGCCGGCGAGGCGGGGACGATCGGCGGCACGCCGGCCGCGCTCAATGCCATCACCGATGCGCTCTACCGCGCCCACGGCATCCGCCACATCGAGATGCCGGCCTCGCCCATGCGCGTGTGGCAGGCGATCCAGGAAGCCGCCGCCGCGTGA
- a CDS encoding DMT family transporter: MSSLIKASGDVFAGQIVFFRSLFAIIPVVAVMAWRKELATAFYTRRPFSHVARGLVGVTSMGLGFYALTKLPLPEWIAINYAQPLIVVVFSALFLSETVRFFRWTAVAVGFAGVIVVSWPKLTLITSGSPMGQGEAVGVIAVLLGAAVSAVAQLLVRRLLLTEKSATIVFWFSITSTAAGLATLPFGWSPLSLAQACFLIGTGLCGGIGQILMTESYRHADMSTIAPFEYTSMLLGIAIGYFVFSEVPTLYTIVGGTIVVGAGLFIIWREQKLGLATAAARKVTSTQG; this comes from the coding sequence ATGTCTTCCCTGATCAAGGCGTCGGGAGACGTGTTCGCCGGACAGATCGTCTTCTTCCGGTCGCTGTTCGCGATCATCCCGGTCGTGGCGGTGATGGCATGGCGAAAGGAACTCGCGACCGCCTTCTACACCAGGCGGCCGTTCAGCCACGTGGCGCGTGGGCTGGTCGGCGTCACCTCCATGGGGCTCGGCTTCTACGCCCTGACCAAGCTTCCGTTGCCCGAGTGGATCGCCATCAACTACGCTCAGCCGCTGATCGTCGTGGTGTTCAGCGCCCTCTTCCTCAGTGAGACAGTGCGGTTCTTCCGCTGGACCGCGGTGGCGGTCGGCTTCGCCGGCGTGATCGTCGTCTCATGGCCGAAGCTGACGCTGATCACCTCCGGCTCGCCGATGGGGCAGGGTGAAGCCGTCGGCGTCATCGCGGTGCTGCTCGGCGCCGCGGTCTCGGCCGTCGCCCAGTTGCTCGTGCGCCGACTGCTGCTGACGGAAAAATCCGCCACCATCGTCTTCTGGTTCTCGATCACTTCGACCGCGGCGGGGTTGGCGACGCTTCCCTTCGGCTGGTCGCCGCTCTCGCTCGCGCAGGCATGTTTTCTCATCGGAACCGGCCTCTGCGGCGGGATCGGCCAGATCCTGATGACCGAGAGCTATCGCCACGCCGACATGTCGACCATCGCGCCGTTCGAGTACACGTCGATGCTCCTCGGCATCGCCATCGGCTACTTCGTGTTCAGCGAGGTACCGACACTCTACACCATCGTTGGCGGCACCATCGTCGTCGGAGCGGGGCTGTTCATCATCTGGCGCGAACAGAAGCTCGGCCTCGCCACTGCGGCAGCCCGCAAGGTGACTTCGACGCAGGGATGA